The following is a genomic window from Clostridium fungisolvens.
GACTGGAGCCTGAGGAAATAACAAGGCTTTATAATGAAAAGATGGGGATCATTGATGCAATTCATGAAGGGTTAATGGCTGTCGATCAACTAGGTAGGATTACTCTCATAAATGATTCTGCATTGAGTATATTGCATTTTGAAGATAAAATAAATAAGAATGATATTATAGGTAAAAACATAGAAGAAGTTATTCCGAATACTAGAATGAACACTGTATTAGAAACTGGCAAGTCTGAGTTTGAAGAAGAGCAAAGAATAAATAATACTATAATAATGACCAATAGAATTCCGATAATTAATAGAGGTAAAGTAGTAGGTGTAATTGCAAGTTTTAGAGATAAAACAGATGTAACTAAAATGGCAGAAGAGCTTACAGGAGCTAAAAAGATGGCTTGGTCATTAAGAGCTCAGAACCATGAATTTATGAATAGGCTTCATACAATTTCAGGGTTGATACAGCTTGAAGAGTATGATGAAGCGCTGCAGTTTATATCAGATATAGCTAAAGTGAGAAGTAATATAAGTAATATATTAAATGAGAAAATAAAAAATGCATCCTTATCAGCACTGTTACTATCAAAGTATAATAAGGCAGAGGAGAGCAGGGTTAAACTTAAAATAGACGAAGATTCAAAACTTATAAAACTGCCGAGTCATATGACCTCTGAAGAAGTTGTATCTATTGTAGGAAACTTGATAGAAAATTCTTTAGATGAAGTTAAAAATGATGGTACTGGGCTAATATACGTAAAAATAGTTGAGAATGAAAGCTTTCTAAATATAATAGTTAAAGATAATGGCGGAGGAATTCCATTAGAATATAGAGAAAAAATATATGAACAAGGTTTTTCAACAAAGGATGGACAGCGTGGTCATGGCATGTATATTGTAAAAAAAATAGTTGACGAGTATAACGGTATTATAACCTTTGATGTAGAGGGCGGAGTTAGTTGGAATATAACTATACCTATGACAAGGAGTGAAAATCTTGATTGAGGTAATGATTGTTGAAGATGACCCTATGGTTAGGGAAATAAATTCTAAGTTTTTAAAAAGGATAGAAGGATTTACTTTGTATAAGGCAGTTTCTAATCTTGAAGATGCTAAAAAATATATTGCTCTTAAAAAGCCAGATTTAATATTGCTGGACGTATTTCTTCCTAAAGAAAATGGACTTGATTT
Proteins encoded in this region:
- a CDS encoding ATP-binding protein, yielding MKKTMKLQTKITLLVITVVCVSISIIIFFVASWMTGNIENKARTNIMNVAEMVAHSNEIVDSLKIKDPNKKIGPYVNMQLKSLDQIEYIIVVDMDGIRYSHPNPDMIGKKFVGGDEDRVAHKGETYISEATGTLGKALRAFAPIYDPVSKQEIGFVSVGTLTHSIETAKHTAIIYIVLITIGGLTAGIVGAFLLANSIKKTLLGLEPEEITRLYNEKMGIIDAIHEGLMAVDQLGRITLINDSALSILHFEDKINKNDIIGKNIEEVIPNTRMNTVLETGKSEFEEEQRINNTIIMTNRIPIINRGKVVGVIASFRDKTDVTKMAEELTGAKKMAWSLRAQNHEFMNRLHTISGLIQLEEYDEALQFISDIAKVRSNISNILNEKIKNASLSALLLSKYNKAEESRVKLKIDEDSKLIKLPSHMTSEEVVSIVGNLIENSLDEVKNDGTGLIYVKIVENESFLNIIVKDNGGGIPLEYREKIYEQGFSTKDGQRGHGMYIVKKIVDEYNGIITFDVEGGVSWNITIPMTRSENLD